A single region of the Changchengzhania lutea genome encodes:
- a CDS encoding DUF3467 domain-containing protein — protein sequence MANEKEQPKQGQINIELDEAVAEGIYSNLAIINHSVSEFVVDFVSIMPGIPKSKVKSRIILTPQHAKRLLKALGENINRFENAHGEIKDYEQPPIPLNFGPTGQA from the coding sequence ATGGCAAACGAAAAAGAGCAACCCAAACAAGGACAAATTAATATTGAATTGGATGAAGCTGTAGCAGAAGGTATTTATTCTAACCTAGCAATAATCAATCATTCAGTCTCTGAGTTTGTAGTGGATTTTGTGAGTATTATGCCAGGGATTCCAAAAAGCAAGGTAAAATCAAGAATTATATTAACGCCTCAGCACGCTAAACGTTTGTTAAAAGCGCTGGGTGAGAATATAAATAGATTTGAAAATGCGCATGGTGAAATTAAAGATTATGAGCAGCCACCAATACCTCTAAACTTTGGGCCAACTGGTCAAGCATAA
- a CDS encoding peptide chain release factor 3, with amino-acid sequence MSFLKEIQRRRTFGIISHPDAGKTTLTEKLLLFGGAIQEAGAVKSNKIKKGATSDFMEIERQRGISVATSVLAFEYNGIKINILDTPGHKDFAEDTFRTLTAVDSVIVVIDVAKGVEEQTEKLVEVCRMRNIPMIVFINKMDREGKDAFDLLDEIEQKLGLKVVPLSFPIGMGYDFKGIYNLWEKNVNLFSGDSRKDIEETIEVSDLSSPKLDELVGEKAADTLREEIELVTGIYPKFDKEAYLSGSQQPVFFGSALNNFGVRELLDCFVDIAPKPRPKQSEERLVKPDENKFSGFVFKIHANMDPNHRDRLAFIKIVSGIFERNKPYLHVRHNKKLKFSSPNAFFAEKKEIVDTSYPGDIVGLHDTGNFKIGDTLTEGEIINYKGVPSFSPEHFRYINNADPLKSKQLFKGIDQLMDEGVAQLFTLELNGRKVIGTVGALQYEVIQYRLEHEYGAKCTYENLNVFKACWVDPKGSKTDEYKEFVRVKQRFLAKDKQNQLVFLADSPFSLQMTQQKYPNIKFHFTSEFD; translated from the coding sequence ATGAGTTTTTTAAAGGAAATACAACGTAGAAGAACATTCGGAATTATATCACATCCAGATGCAGGTAAAACCACTTTAACGGAGAAATTATTGTTATTTGGTGGCGCTATTCAAGAAGCAGGTGCCGTAAAAAGTAACAAAATTAAAAAAGGTGCTACCAGTGACTTTATGGAAATTGAGCGCCAACGTGGTATTTCGGTAGCAACGTCTGTTTTAGCTTTTGAATATAATGGTATAAAAATTAATATTTTAGATACTCCTGGGCATAAGGATTTTGCTGAAGACACCTTTAGAACCCTTACCGCTGTAGATAGTGTGATTGTGGTTATAGATGTCGCAAAAGGTGTTGAAGAGCAAACTGAAAAACTTGTGGAAGTTTGTCGCATGCGTAACATCCCTATGATTGTATTCATTAACAAAATGGATAGAGAAGGAAAAGACGCCTTCGATTTGTTAGATGAAATTGAACAAAAATTGGGGTTAAAAGTAGTGCCATTAAGTTTTCCTATTGGGATGGGTTACGACTTTAAGGGTATTTATAATTTATGGGAGAAGAATGTAAATCTCTTTAGTGGTGATAGCCGAAAGGATATAGAAGAAACGATTGAGGTTTCCGATTTGTCTTCTCCAAAGTTGGACGAACTAGTTGGTGAAAAAGCAGCTGATACTTTGCGAGAAGAAATTGAACTCGTTACTGGTATCTATCCGAAATTTGATAAGGAAGCGTATTTAAGTGGCTCACAACAACCGGTATTTTTCGGTTCGGCCTTGAATAATTTTGGGGTTAGGGAATTGTTGGATTGTTTTGTAGACATAGCACCTAAACCTCGACCTAAGCAAAGTGAAGAACGTTTAGTGAAGCCCGATGAAAATAAATTTAGTGGTTTTGTGTTTAAAATTCATGCCAATATGGATCCGAATCATCGGGATCGATTGGCCTTTATTAAAATTGTATCTGGGATCTTTGAAAGAAACAAGCCCTATCTCCACGTGAGACATAATAAAAAACTAAAGTTTTCGAGTCCTAATGCTTTTTTTGCAGAAAAAAAAGAAATTGTCGACACCTCTTACCCAGGTGATATTGTAGGCCTACATGATACCGGAAATTTCAAAATTGGAGATACACTTACTGAAGGTGAAATTATTAATTACAAGGGAGTTCCTAGTTTTTCACCAGAACATTTTAGATATATAAACAATGCCGATCCTTTAAAATCAAAGCAATTGTTTAAAGGTATTGATCAATTAATGGACGAAGGCGTCGCTCAATTATTCACCTTAGAATTAAATGGAAGAAAAGTAATAGGTACGGTGGGAGCTTTACAGTACGAGGTCATCCAATACCGATTGGAACATGAATATGGTGCTAAGTGTACCTATGAAAATTTGAATGTTTTTAAAGCCTGTTGGGTAGATCCGAAGGGGTCAAAGACCGATGAGTATAAAGAATTTGTAAGAGTAAAACAACGATTTTTAGCTAAGGATAAACAAAACCAATTAGTATTTTTAGCTGATTCTCCTTTTTCATTACAAATGACCCAACAGAAATATCCAAATATTAAATTCCATTTTACTTCAGAATTCGATTAA
- a CDS encoding 6-pyruvoyl trahydropterin synthase family protein produces the protein MKVTVSRKAHFNAAHRLYRKDWTDEKNDLIFGKCNNPNFHGHNYELIVSVTGDIDTETGYVIDIKDLKDMIKVEVEDAFDHKNLNIEVPEFKDLNPTAENIVVVIFNKLKKRLASNLDLEVTLYETPRNFVTYSGK, from the coding sequence ATGAAAGTAACGGTTAGTAGAAAAGCACATTTTAACGCGGCGCATCGGTTATATCGAAAAGATTGGACTGATGAGAAGAACGATTTGATTTTTGGAAAATGCAATAACCCAAATTTTCACGGGCACAACTACGAACTTATTGTCAGTGTTACTGGTGATATTGATACTGAAACGGGTTATGTTATAGACATTAAAGATTTAAAGGATATGATCAAGGTGGAAGTCGAAGATGCCTTTGATCATAAAAATTTAAATATAGAAGTGCCCGAGTTTAAAGATTTAAATCCTACAGCTGAGAATATTGTGGTGGTTATTTTCAACAAACTTAAAAAACGTTTGGCTTCCAATTTGGATTTGGAAGTGACCTTGTATGAAACACCGCGTAATTTTGTAACTTATTCAGGTAAATAA
- a CDS encoding M15 family metallopeptidase, with translation MKFKITFFIGLFYLSVFGQLPDGFVYVKEVIPDLDVELRYNTSHNFLGTKVTGYHANRLILTKATAEALKLVQLELQDNNLCLKVYDGYRPQRAVNHFMLWARDLNDTVNKQEFYPNIDKRHLFKAGYIATKSGHSRGSTVDLTLIDGNTGAPIDMGSPYDFFGEVSWVNDRSITKQQQTNRALLQKVMLKHGFRNYPKEWWHFTLRWEPFPDTYFDFLVE, from the coding sequence ATGAAATTCAAAATCACCTTTTTTATTGGGTTATTTTATTTAAGTGTTTTTGGGCAGTTACCAGATGGTTTTGTGTATGTAAAAGAGGTAATTCCGGATCTAGATGTTGAGCTGCGGTATAATACGTCTCATAATTTTTTGGGAACTAAAGTAACAGGCTACCATGCCAACCGGCTCATATTAACAAAGGCAACTGCTGAGGCCTTAAAATTGGTGCAGTTGGAATTGCAAGATAATAACCTATGTCTAAAAGTTTACGATGGCTATAGACCACAGCGGGCCGTAAACCATTTTATGCTTTGGGCAAGAGATTTGAATGATACGGTTAATAAGCAAGAATTTTATCCTAATATAGATAAACGACATTTGTTTAAAGCTGGCTATATTGCTACCAAATCCGGACATAGTCGTGGGAGTACGGTAGATTTAACACTTATTGACGGTAATACCGGAGCTCCTATTGATATGGGAAGCCCCTATGATTTTTTTGGAGAAGTGTCCTGGGTCAATGATAGAAGTATTACAAAACAACAACAAACCAATAGAGCGCTTTTGCAAAAGGTCATGTTAAAACATGGCTTTAGAAATTACCCGAAAGAATGGTGGCATTTTACTTTAAGGTGGGAGCCGTTTCCCGATACGTATTTTGACTTTTTGGTTGAATAA
- the idi gene encoding isopentenyl-diphosphate Delta-isomerase, whose protein sequence is MKEEKVILVNENDEQIGLMPKLEAHEKAVLHRAFSVFIFNDNNELMLQQRAHSKYHSPSLWTNTCCSHQRDGESNIEAGKRRLQEEMGFVAELQESISFIYKAPFDNGLTEHEYDHVLLGTYNDEPTVNPLEVANWKWMPLEAVKVDMSLHPEAYTAWFKVIFNKFYKHINIAQNESNG, encoded by the coding sequence ATGAAAGAAGAAAAAGTAATCCTTGTCAATGAAAATGATGAGCAAATAGGACTCATGCCCAAATTGGAAGCTCATGAAAAAGCGGTATTGCACCGTGCCTTTTCAGTTTTTATTTTTAATGATAACAACGAGTTGATGCTTCAGCAGCGTGCGCATAGTAAATACCATTCTCCGAGTCTTTGGACAAATACCTGTTGCAGCCATCAGCGTGATGGTGAAAGCAATATTGAAGCCGGAAAACGACGCTTGCAAGAAGAAATGGGATTTGTGGCAGAACTGCAAGAATCTATATCCTTTATTTATAAAGCACCGTTTGATAATGGGCTAACCGAGCATGAATACGATCATGTTTTATTAGGAACTTATAACGACGAGCCAACAGTAAATCCGTTGGAAGTTGCCAATTGGAAATGGATGCCTTTAGAAGCTGTAAAAGTGGATATGTCTTTACATCCAGAAGCTTATACCGCTTGGTTTAAAGTCATTTTCAATAAATTCTACAAACATATAAATATAGCTCAGAATGAAAGTAACGGTTAG
- a CDS encoding DUF4369 domain-containing protein → MKRFLLIASLISIVACNDKPKDLIVKAKIYGLKKGVLYLKKMADSTLITVDSLVINGQSEFELSSALESPEVFYLYLDKNSLEKNSIPFFADQGITEINTTLKTFTFDAQIKGSEQQKIWEEYQLMQSRFNDSNLELIKANFEAQKEGDPTSASTYEKQFNSLLKRKYLYTVNFALNHKDSEVAPFLALTEIYNARLDLLDTINNSISEKVKRSKYGKALQTFVDDIRKNEVAN, encoded by the coding sequence ATGAAAAGATTCTTATTAATAGCTAGCCTAATTTCTATAGTAGCATGCAATGATAAACCAAAGGACTTAATTGTTAAAGCTAAGATTTATGGCTTAAAAAAAGGCGTCCTTTATTTAAAAAAGATGGCAGATTCTACGCTTATTACAGTAGATTCTTTAGTGATAAACGGCCAATCTGAGTTTGAGCTAAGTAGCGCTTTAGAATCACCTGAAGTATTTTATCTTTATTTAGACAAAAACAGTCTTGAAAAAAATAGTATTCCGTTTTTTGCAGATCAAGGCATTACAGAAATTAATACGACTTTAAAAACCTTCACTTTTGATGCTCAAATTAAAGGCTCGGAACAGCAAAAAATTTGGGAAGAATATCAATTGATGCAATCTCGGTTTAATGATAGTAACTTAGAATTAATAAAAGCCAACTTTGAGGCACAAAAGGAGGGCGATCCCACATCCGCTTCAACTTATGAAAAGCAATTCAACAGTTTATTAAAGCGAAAATATTTGTATACAGTTAATTTCGCACTAAACCATAAGGATAGCGAGGTCGCTCCTTTTTTAGCTTTAACCGAGATTTATAATGCCCGATTAGATTTATTAGATACCATAAATAACTCCATATCTGAAAAAGTGAAACGTTCTAAATATGGTAAAGCATTACAAACCTTTGTGGATGATATTAGAAAAAATGAAGTAGCAAACTAA
- a CDS encoding RNA polymerase sigma factor has product MTINDQHYIDLVLNGDTNAYAVLVDRYKDLVFMLSIRMLKNREEAEEVSQDTFVKVYKSLSKFKGDSKFSTWIYRVAYNTCLDNLKKNKKHFNDVAINEFTEHEVKTIDNALDKMEQDEYNEAIKSCLNLLSSEDGILLTLYYFEDQSLEEISKVMRLTANNVKVKLFRSRKKLASILRTRLEPEIIANYERERR; this is encoded by the coding sequence ATGACCATCAACGACCAACATTATATAGATTTAGTTCTAAATGGAGATACCAATGCCTATGCGGTTTTGGTTGATAGATATAAGGACTTGGTATTTATGTTATCCATTAGGATGTTGAAAAACAGGGAAGAGGCCGAGGAGGTTTCTCAGGACACGTTCGTAAAAGTATATAAGTCGCTGAGTAAATTCAAAGGCGATTCAAAGTTTTCAACTTGGATTTATCGAGTAGCCTATAACACCTGTTTAGATAATTTAAAAAAGAATAAAAAGCACTTTAATGATGTTGCCATTAATGAGTTTACTGAACATGAAGTGAAAACTATAGACAACGCCTTAGATAAAATGGAACAGGATGAATATAATGAAGCCATTAAAAGTTGCTTAAATTTGTTATCCAGTGAAGATGGGATACTTTTAACTTTATATTATTTTGAAGACCAATCTTTAGAAGAGATTTCGAAAGTGATGCGTCTTACAGCGAATAATGTTAAGGTGAAATTATTTAGAAGCAGAAAAAAGTTGGCCAGTATTTTAAGAACACGATTAGAACCAGAAATAATAGCGAATTATGAAAGAGAAAGGCGATAA
- a CDS encoding (4Fe-4S)-binding protein: METKANVYSNEEITVTFEPRICIHAEKCASELSEVFRLSIIPWIDLDATETNKIVKQINRCPSGALKYKRHEKKQAS; the protein is encoded by the coding sequence ATGGAAACAAAAGCCAACGTTTACAGTAACGAGGAGATTACGGTCACATTTGAACCTCGTATATGCATACATGCAGAAAAATGTGCTAGTGAATTATCAGAGGTCTTTAGACTGTCTATAATTCCTTGGATTGATTTGGATGCCACCGAAACCAACAAGATTGTTAAACAAATTAATCGTTGTCCTTCTGGTGCTTTAAAGTATAAGCGTCATGAGAAAAAACAAGCTTCATAA
- a CDS encoding DEAD/DEAH box helicase: MSFKDLKLNRPLLRAIAETGYDSPTLVQQKTIPLVLDNKDVIVSAQTGTGKTAAFALPILQALFDKQEGSKQGKKIRALVISPTRELAVQISENFKNYSSYTNLRTTVVFGGTSIEPQKDILKKGVDILIATPGRLLDLHKQDLVNLDYIETLVLDEADLMLDMGFIDDVKKIERLCPTQKQTLLFSATIPYKVEQLANTILKSPERIEVAPNASTSKNVNQLLYFVPKKSKIELCLHLLRNTIKGNIIIFRRTKFGVAKLENTLINNGYKVDSIHGDKSQNLRQEALNNFKKGISNILIATDVAARGIDINDLDAVVNFDLPNVPETYVHRIGRTARAGNTGVAYSLCSADEKIYLQSIQQLIQLQLDVIDEHPYPLDPKAKKEIHKTPGKSKHKKGRKSVASKKKKKRWY; encoded by the coding sequence ATGTCGTTTAAAGATTTAAAACTAAATAGACCCCTATTAAGAGCTATTGCCGAAACAGGTTATGATTCCCCAACGCTTGTTCAGCAAAAAACCATTCCTTTAGTTTTAGATAATAAAGACGTGATTGTTTCTGCACAAACCGGTACAGGAAAAACAGCAGCGTTTGCACTGCCTATTTTACAGGCGTTGTTTGACAAACAAGAAGGTTCTAAACAAGGCAAAAAAATACGGGCCTTAGTGATTAGTCCGACCCGAGAATTGGCCGTTCAAATTTCAGAAAATTTTAAAAATTATAGTAGCTATACTAATTTAAGAACCACTGTCGTTTTTGGTGGAACTTCTATTGAACCCCAAAAAGACATCTTAAAAAAAGGCGTTGATATTTTAATTGCCACGCCAGGGCGTTTGTTGGACTTACACAAACAAGATTTAGTAAATCTAGATTATATTGAAACGCTCGTTTTAGATGAAGCCGATTTGATGTTAGACATGGGTTTTATTGATGATGTGAAGAAAATTGAGCGGCTATGTCCTACTCAAAAACAAACCTTGCTATTTTCGGCAACCATACCTTACAAAGTCGAGCAATTAGCCAATACCATTTTAAAATCCCCTGAACGTATTGAAGTGGCGCCCAATGCATCCACTTCAAAAAACGTCAATCAGCTTTTATATTTCGTACCTAAAAAGAGTAAAATTGAATTGTGCTTGCACCTCCTCAGGAATACGATTAAAGGCAATATTATCATATTTAGACGCACCAAATTTGGTGTTGCTAAATTAGAAAACACCTTAATAAACAACGGGTATAAAGTGGATAGTATCCATGGCGATAAAAGCCAAAATTTAAGACAAGAGGCTTTAAATAATTTTAAAAAGGGAATTAGCAATATTTTAATTGCCACCGATGTTGCTGCACGTGGCATCGATATTAATGATTTAGATGCGGTTGTAAATTTTGATTTACCAAACGTACCGGAAACATATGTACACCGTATTGGGAGAACCGCCAGAGCAGGAAATACCGGTGTAGCCTATTCGCTGTGTTCTGCTGACGAGAAAATATATCTGCAAAGTATTCAGCAATTAATCCAATTACAATTGGATGTTATTGATGAGCACCCTTATCCTTTAGATCCAAAGGCAAAAAAGGAAATACATAAGACCCCAGGAAAAAGCAAACATAAAAAGGGACGTAAGAGTGTAGCTTCTAAAAAGAAGAAAAAACGTTGGTATTAA
- a CDS encoding MOSC domain-containing protein, with product MKIISTNIAEPTKIRFNGKEVLTGIYKTPTTNPIFLGHELVKGDEVSDRKHHGGIFKACYLFSADYYAYWKNLYPNLDWNWGMLGENITVSGLDETQLRIGDIYKVGHALVQITQPREPCFKFGVKFGNQGVLQQFIEHGHPGTYVRVLEEGLVAVGDTFELVEQAKNSLTTAAFFEMLYAKDKNQDHLSLALKNDALPLKKREKLATFKKND from the coding sequence ATGAAAATTATTTCCACAAACATAGCAGAACCCACTAAAATAAGGTTTAATGGGAAAGAGGTGCTCACAGGAATTTATAAAACCCCCACCACAAACCCCATTTTTTTAGGGCATGAATTAGTAAAAGGTGATGAAGTTTCCGATAGAAAACACCACGGTGGTATCTTTAAAGCCTGTTATTTGTTTTCAGCAGATTACTATGCGTATTGGAAAAATCTTTATCCCAATTTAGATTGGAATTGGGGTATGTTAGGTGAAAATATTACTGTTTCCGGTTTAGATGAAACCCAATTGCGCATTGGCGATATTTACAAAGTAGGTCATGCACTCGTTCAAATCACCCAACCGCGAGAACCTTGTTTTAAGTTTGGGGTGAAGTTTGGTAACCAAGGTGTACTTCAACAATTTATAGAGCACGGGCATCCAGGAACGTATGTTCGCGTTTTAGAAGAAGGCCTTGTAGCTGTTGGTGACACTTTTGAATTAGTAGAGCAAGCCAAAAATTCCTTAACCACAGCTGCATTTTTCGAAATGTTATATGCCAAGGATAAAAATCAAGACCATTTATCATTAGCCCTTAAAAACGACGCCTTGCCCTTAAAAAAGCGCGAAAAATTAGCCACTTTTAAAAAGAATGATTGA
- a CDS encoding DoxX family protein, with translation MTYPWHLYLMAIIYIVAGIFHFIKPQIYLRIMPRYIPNHKLLVYASGIFEILLGITICIPELKNIALYAIILMLAVFLLVHFYMLSSEKASAGIPKWLLWLRIPTQFVLMYWAYSYLKL, from the coding sequence ATGACATATCCTTGGCATTTGTACCTCATGGCTATTATTTATATAGTTGCAGGTATATTTCATTTTATAAAACCACAAATTTATTTACGCATCATGCCACGCTATATACCAAATCATAAACTGCTTGTTTATGCCAGTGGTATTTTTGAAATTTTATTGGGTATTACCATTTGTATTCCGGAACTAAAAAACATAGCGTTATATGCAATCATATTAATGCTTGCTGTTTTTCTGTTAGTTCATTTTTATATGTTGTCTAGTGAAAAAGCATCTGCTGGCATTCCAAAATGGTTGCTATGGTTGCGCATCCCCACTCAATTTGTGCTCATGTATTGGGCGTATTCGTATTTGAAATTATAG
- a CDS encoding DUF6249 domain-containing protein: MGSELIIIPIIFGAIFGVFYLYFSTRNKERLALIEKGTDASIFMKGKGHTAPIWKVFILNLALVLMGIGVGVFIATILETYTTIGEAAYPATIFLMAGIGLFIGFNMTKNLDKE; encoded by the coding sequence ATGGGATCAGAATTAATCATTATACCAATTATATTTGGTGCAATCTTCGGAGTATTTTATCTATACTTCTCAACCAGAAACAAAGAACGTTTAGCACTTATTGAAAAAGGGACTGATGCCAGTATTTTCATGAAAGGCAAAGGGCATACCGCACCCATTTGGAAGGTCTTTATTTTAAATTTGGCATTAGTCCTTATGGGTATTGGTGTGGGTGTTTTTATTGCCACGATTTTAGAAACGTATACCACCATAGGGGAAGCAGCGTATCCAGCTACCATATTTTTAATGGCGGGTATTGGCTTATTTATTGGTTTTAATATGACTAAAAACCTAGATAAAGAATAA
- a CDS encoding alpha-ketoglutarate-dependent dioxygenase AlkB family protein, which produces MHTKPVKLNMKDADVVYYPAFFNNLKAIDYFKTLYNTINWKQDHITLFGKTHLQPRLTAFFAENLNSYSYSNIVMKPNLFTPELLEIKTTVESHLKLEFTSCLANLYRDGSDSNGWHADNEKELGSQPIIASVSFGAERVFHFKHRHIKEEKRKFVLGDGSLLLMRGDTQKYWLHQVSKTRKNIGKRINLTFRIIA; this is translated from the coding sequence ATGCATACGAAACCCGTTAAATTAAATATGAAAGATGCTGATGTGGTATACTATCCTGCATTTTTTAACAATTTAAAAGCGATAGACTATTTCAAGACCTTATATAACACTATTAATTGGAAACAAGACCATATTACACTTTTTGGAAAAACACATCTACAACCTAGGCTTACCGCTTTTTTTGCTGAAAATTTGAATAGCTATTCGTATTCAAATATTGTCATGAAACCAAACCTTTTTACACCAGAATTACTGGAGATTAAAACCACTGTTGAGTCACATTTAAAATTAGAATTCACCAGTTGTTTGGCTAATTTATATCGAGATGGCTCTGATAGCAACGGATGGCATGCTGATAATGAAAAGGAATTAGGATCACAACCCATAATCGCTTCAGTTTCTTTTGGGGCGGAACGGGTATTTCATTTTAAACATAGACATATTAAAGAAGAAAAAAGAAAATTTGTTTTAGGGGATGGCAGTTTATTGTTAATGCGTGGAGATACTCAAAAATACTGGTTGCATCAAGTCTCAAAAACCAGAAAAAATATAGGAAAGCGCATTAATTTAACCTTTAGAATTATTGCATAA
- a CDS encoding type I phosphomannose isomerase catalytic subunit codes for MSDLLYPIKFEPILKDKIWGGQKLKTLLNKTSNLPNIGESWEISDVEGDTSIVSNGSLKGQSLKDLLNTYKEDLLGNQNYRIFKNKFPLLIKFIDAKEDLSIQLHPNDQLAAERHNSFGKTEMWYVMQADKDANLIVGFNQKVTPESYLEHLNNKSLTKILNFDKVKTGDTYFIEVGRVHAIGAGVMLAEIQQTSDVTYRVYDWDRVDDDGNERELHNDLAIDAIDFDMKDDFRVSYEKEQNKSNQMVSCPYFTTSYLKLNETAKKINSRDTFLIYICVEGSATITANTVSVSLSKGETVLLPASISQFEIGTENATLLEVYV; via the coding sequence ATGAGCGATCTATTATATCCCATAAAGTTTGAACCCATTTTAAAAGATAAGATTTGGGGAGGACAAAAACTAAAAACACTTTTAAACAAAACAAGTAATCTACCTAATATTGGTGAGAGCTGGGAGATTAGTGATGTAGAGGGTGATACATCCATTGTAAGTAATGGCTCATTAAAAGGGCAGTCCTTGAAAGATTTATTAAACACCTACAAAGAGGATCTACTTGGTAATCAGAACTACCGCATTTTCAAAAATAAATTTCCGTTATTAATAAAGTTTATCGATGCAAAGGAAGATTTGTCTATTCAGCTCCATCCTAACGACCAATTAGCGGCAGAACGCCATAATTCGTTTGGTAAAACTGAAATGTGGTATGTGATGCAGGCAGACAAAGATGCTAATTTAATTGTAGGGTTTAATCAAAAAGTGACTCCAGAAAGTTATTTGGAACATTTAAATAATAAGTCACTTACCAAAATTTTAAACTTTGATAAAGTAAAAACTGGTGATACTTATTTTATTGAAGTGGGTAGGGTACATGCCATTGGTGCTGGTGTGATGTTGGCAGAAATTCAACAAACCAGTGATGTTACGTATCGCGTTTATGATTGGGATCGCGTTGATGATGATGGCAATGAACGGGAACTACATAATGATTTAGCGATTGATGCGATAGATTTTGATATGAAAGATGATTTTCGTGTAAGCTATGAGAAAGAGCAAAACAAAAGTAACCAAATGGTGAGCTGTCCTTATTTTACAACCAGTTATTTAAAACTTAATGAAACCGCAAAAAAAATAAATAGCCGAGATACTTTTCTTATTTATATCTGCGTAGAAGGCAGTGCAACCATTACAGCTAATACAGTTTCAGTATCTCTATCGAAAGGCGAGACCGTATTACTCCCAGCTTCAATTTCGCAATTTGAAATTGGTACTGAGAACGCTACACTACTAGAGGTTTATGTGTAG